The following coding sequences lie in one Deltaproteobacteria bacterium genomic window:
- a CDS encoding group 1 truncated hemoglobin has product MSTLYESLGGQPAVDAAVDIFYRKMLTDDRVARFFESVDMDRQAAKQKAFLTMVFGGPANYSGKDMTRAHSHLLAKGLDDSHVTIVIEHLGGTLRELGVAEELIGQVAAIAESVRDDILGRRATGT; this is encoded by the coding sequence GTGTCCACACTCTACGAATCCCTCGGTGGCCAACCGGCCGTCGACGCCGCGGTCGACATCTTCTACCGCAAGATGCTCACCGACGATCGCGTCGCTCGCTTCTTCGAGTCGGTCGACATGGACCGACAGGCGGCGAAGCAGAAGGCCTTCCTCACGATGGTCTTCGGCGGTCCCGCGAACTACAGCGGGAAAGACATGACGCGCGCCCACTCGCACCTGCTCGCCAAAGGCCTCGACGACAGCCACGTCACCATCGTGATCGAACACCTCGGCGGCACGCTGCGTGAGCTGGGCGTAGCCGAAGAGTTGATCGGACAGGTGGCCGCGATCGCCGAGTCCGTGCGGGATGACATTCTCGGTCGACGGGCCACCGGCACCTGA
- a CDS encoding M28 family peptidase yields MLAALGLAWGCRLDTVGELEFDEPETTQLRAVELVPFAERSTPELIRIESMLRRHLGVLAGPHFDGRRPGSDDARQVVNFIVSELTDSGVQPAAPNGGWLQSVPLQVVSSSGELRLRTATELTAVEGVRLARTVDSGPFEVALPLVDVDYGVTAPEWGVDDYAGREITGRAVLARIGVPIGRTEDSSYAGMDYKFERAQRAGARAALVSIEGQRGVSFDALARRFAEPRVFAGARGEPLPTSIDVFGILDAAAAEQLREASTVAGTMVELDVDTEITQWDDANVIGRVAGAQRPEQSVVVVAHWDAGGHAAAAGAGAGAEDNAAGVAIALAMADRAVQWTLAGRRPLRSIVFVLTADGSLGPYGVERYLAGGVADRKNVAAVIVLSGFDLHDSSAHLVAIGAERSSLDVTLTNAFDGGIARELAGTRFDNPRARGAGRRRTRDARAHAAQ; encoded by the coding sequence ATGCTCGCTGCGCTCGGCCTCGCATGGGGCTGCCGCTTGGACACCGTCGGCGAGCTCGAGTTCGACGAGCCCGAGACCACGCAGCTACGCGCGGTCGAGCTGGTGCCGTTCGCGGAGCGCTCGACGCCGGAGCTCATTCGCATCGAGTCGATGCTTCGTCGTCATCTCGGGGTGCTCGCCGGTCCCCACTTCGATGGCCGTCGCCCTGGCAGCGACGACGCGCGACAGGTGGTCAACTTCATCGTGTCGGAGCTGACCGACTCGGGCGTGCAGCCGGCCGCGCCCAACGGCGGGTGGCTGCAGTCGGTGCCGCTGCAGGTGGTCAGCAGCAGCGGTGAGCTACGCCTGCGCACCGCCACCGAGCTGACCGCGGTGGAAGGGGTTCGGCTCGCGCGCACCGTCGACAGTGGCCCCTTCGAGGTCGCGTTGCCGCTGGTGGACGTCGACTACGGGGTGACGGCGCCCGAGTGGGGCGTCGACGACTACGCCGGGCGCGAGATCACCGGACGCGCCGTGCTGGCGCGGATCGGCGTGCCGATCGGCCGCACCGAGGACTCGAGCTACGCCGGCATGGACTACAAGTTCGAGCGCGCGCAGCGGGCCGGTGCCCGTGCGGCGTTGGTGTCGATCGAGGGTCAGCGCGGCGTCAGCTTCGACGCCCTGGCACGGCGCTTCGCCGAGCCGCGGGTGTTCGCGGGCGCGCGTGGCGAGCCGCTACCGACCAGCATCGACGTGTTCGGCATCCTCGATGCAGCTGCGGCCGAGCAACTGCGCGAGGCCTCGACGGTCGCCGGCACGATGGTCGAGCTCGACGTCGACACCGAGATCACACAGTGGGACGACGCCAACGTCATCGGTCGGGTCGCCGGTGCGCAGCGGCCCGAGCAGAGCGTCGTGGTGGTCGCGCACTGGGACGCGGGCGGTCACGCGGCCGCCGCGGGTGCTGGCGCAGGGGCCGAGGACAACGCCGCCGGCGTCGCGATCGCGCTGGCGATGGCCGATCGCGCGGTCCAGTGGACCCTCGCCGGGCGTCGGCCATTGCGTTCGATCGTCTTCGTGCTGACCGCCGACGGGTCGCTCGGACCCTACGGCGTCGAGCGCTACCTCGCAGGCGGCGTCGCCGATCGCAAGAACGTCGCGGCCGTGATCGTGCTGTCGGGCTTCGACCTGCACGACAGCTCGGCGCACTTGGTGGCGATCGGGGCCGAGCGCAGCTCACTCGATGTCACCCTCACGAACGCATTCGACGGCGGCATCGCGCGCGAGCTCGCGGGCACGCGCTTCGACAACCCCCGAGCGCGAGGCGCTGGACGCCGCCGGACTCGTGACGCTCGCGCTCACGCGGCGCAGTGA
- a CDS encoding HPP family protein gives MDRVRTGPTWHATLGCAASIALLGALAWITGTPWLFPSLGPTAYLLFGAPSEAAASGRRIVLGHTIAVACGFGALLVTGLYDQPSTLVAGVDGARVLAATGSITACGALLVRLRAMHPPAGATTLIVSMGMLQTPAELAIMVGAVALLVVLGALLTRALGLPVPRWRHADDR, from the coding sequence ATGGACCGCGTGCGGACCGGGCCGACCTGGCACGCGACCCTGGGCTGCGCAGCATCGATCGCGTTGCTCGGCGCACTCGCGTGGATCACGGGAACACCGTGGCTGTTCCCATCGTTGGGCCCGACCGCTTACCTCCTGTTCGGGGCGCCCTCGGAGGCTGCCGCCAGCGGACGACGCATCGTGCTGGGGCACACCATTGCCGTCGCCTGTGGCTTCGGAGCGTTGCTCGTGACCGGACTCTACGACCAACCGTCGACGTTGGTCGCAGGCGTGGACGGAGCGCGCGTGCTCGCGGCCACAGGCTCGATCACCGCGTGCGGCGCCTTGCTGGTGAGGCTGCGCGCCATGCATCCGCCGGCTGGCGCAACCACGCTGATCGTGTCGATGGGAATGCTGCAGACGCCCGCGGAGCTCGCGATCATGGTCGGTGCCGTCGCGCTGCTCGTCGTGCTCGGGGCCTTGTTGACGCGTGCACTGGGGTTGCCGGTTCCACGATGGCGCCACGCCGACGACCGTTGA
- a CDS encoding cupin domain-containing protein translates to MPVLDLDTLPMFTGSSYPPPFDEPCRTRTSQRLGVAGGLTQFGVNLVRLPPAAWSSQRHWHALEDEFVWVLEGEVVLITDRGEALLRAGMCATFPAGERDGHHFVNRSDSDVQLLAIGSRNDADHGEYPDIDMRFVPGRYSGVQPVFVRKDGSGL, encoded by the coding sequence ATGCCCGTGCTCGACCTCGACACGCTACCGATGTTCACCGGTTCGTCGTATCCACCGCCGTTCGACGAGCCCTGCCGCACGCGCACGAGCCAGCGCCTCGGCGTTGCCGGCGGCCTCACCCAGTTCGGCGTCAACCTGGTGCGCCTACCACCAGCGGCGTGGAGCAGCCAGCGACACTGGCACGCGCTGGAGGACGAGTTCGTCTGGGTGCTCGAGGGTGAGGTCGTGTTGATCACCGACCGCGGCGAAGCGCTGTTGCGCGCGGGCATGTGCGCGACGTTCCCCGCCGGCGAGCGCGACGGCCACCACTTCGTGAATCGCTCGGACAGCGACGTGCAGCTGCTCGCGATCGGCTCGCGCAACGACGCCGATCACGGCGAGTACCCCGACATCGACATGCGCTTCGTGCCCGGCCGCTACTCCGGGGTGCAGCCGGTCTTCGTCCGCAAGGACGGCAGCGGGCTCTGA
- a CDS encoding cation:proton antiporter, with translation MRRVFVVGVLLAMMLGLRVLQAVDDSGTDPLTLATIGFVVLAAFALAELGGELSLPKVTGYILAGFALGPSSADIMSANVVEQMRMFNTLALGLIATTAGLELEFAGLRRLARTLAATIGVKLVTAIVLVGGGVLLIESQFSLLGLATEAERVGIAVVFAALSLGTSPAIALAVIAETSAKGRIADLVLGAAIVKDVVVVITVAIAVAIARSLVGGGAVGIDALRAVGIELGGSLVVGSVLGWLLIAYLRWVKAEMLLFVAAMVLVVAEVSEALHLSLLLVCIVGGMTVRNFSRYEHDLLKPLQTISLPVFIVFFTNAGAGVDMRASMTVLPLAAAVCVARAAGFALASWVGGRVGGESADVRRLAWLGYLPQAGVTLGILGIAAGEIGGTLGETVSTLGMAMVAINLLAGPVTLRMALRRAGEIATEKATKSGPAVAAAPPEVPEVHELEDPELKAAVARVHRGAQRAVERWLHEHVVVRTNAVAAICGDTAAKLDDAARLRRSTTELAAALRELPKPAGPQLLDALFATLLELPEVCRVALESYHRRVQPGDRLGRRWHKRMATLAAVLTLRFGRRARTVPVRQLARTRLEPRFIELVEHAQTALLRIDVAMMADIAACARRSLSSSECARRARERAERDPLLLERTLLERLVRSRRELAAALRDVDTPRLPLRRVRYSLVDRAVRDGANRLRRDVEVWPQRLDAMIETALIGGVTAHSAGETRAALERTVIVPIERALMAISDSAKTVEQRLEPVAAAALERDHPALELATKTLRPRGDAKQLRDALREAESIPTAAHAVEALVPDVPELARLYPSLSELANAPNPATVVPRELAIRERIGVLLLEGLITPLAELVDREGARVVAHEKRLTDAVGVIELLARAVLEPTEVDDGADQALADAVVRERARLEPLAREAVDQAVQFRGAVMAALDGSYGVLSERVATLATNADAGSASETRVAARVQKALASPFTRWWRRMFVALRGEAARYAEARRKKAAAAEYNPGDIRDFLAERARARAENQGPRMYERLFADAPLLDAVLFVAHRAQLDAIVHAGRSWRADTAAGNAAVVVGGAGTGKTSLLQVARTKLGLRRVIAIGGRRTHMGTPLLGAIGRELGCRGELDAIVAALGGRATLVMIDDLHTWIDASPEGLERLRTLLSLIERTGQKAFWLTSMHSAALAVIDELMPLQGWFAQVVRLAAPDSHVLESVIETRHGPTDLTIAYPEVGIGGVIAGLRRVTVAQSYFLEFARRTHGNLRAAIRLWRSHAVLGGETVRVRPAPADALGMPFWPSLGVDALGTLHLLLREGPRRLDQLEAALGAPMARTVRLLTTVGIVVSVGDALEIAPVWVDDVELGLVDAGVIAAEVAA, from the coding sequence ATGCGTCGGGTGTTCGTCGTCGGGGTGCTGCTAGCGATGATGTTGGGCCTGCGGGTCCTGCAGGCGGTCGACGACAGCGGCACCGATCCGCTGACGCTCGCGACCATCGGCTTCGTCGTGCTGGCCGCGTTCGCGCTGGCCGAGCTCGGCGGCGAGCTGTCGCTGCCGAAGGTGACCGGCTACATCCTCGCCGGCTTCGCGTTGGGCCCGTCGTCGGCCGACATCATGTCGGCGAACGTCGTCGAGCAGATGCGCATGTTCAACACCCTCGCGCTGGGTCTCATCGCGACCACGGCGGGGCTCGAGCTGGAGTTCGCGGGGCTGCGCCGACTCGCGCGCACGTTGGCCGCCACCATCGGCGTCAAGCTCGTGACCGCGATCGTGTTGGTCGGCGGCGGGGTGCTACTGATCGAGTCCCAGTTCAGTCTCTTGGGGCTCGCAACCGAGGCCGAGCGCGTGGGCATCGCGGTGGTGTTCGCGGCGCTCAGCCTGGGCACCTCGCCCGCGATCGCGCTCGCAGTGATCGCCGAGACCTCGGCCAAGGGACGCATCGCCGACCTCGTGCTCGGGGCCGCGATCGTGAAGGACGTGGTCGTGGTGATCACGGTCGCGATCGCGGTCGCGATCGCTCGGTCGCTGGTCGGCGGCGGCGCAGTCGGTATCGACGCGCTCCGTGCGGTCGGGATCGAGCTCGGCGGCAGCCTCGTCGTCGGCAGCGTGCTGGGTTGGTTGCTCATCGCGTACCTGCGGTGGGTGAAGGCCGAGATGCTGCTGTTCGTCGCGGCGATGGTGCTGGTGGTCGCCGAGGTCAGCGAGGCGCTGCACCTGTCGCTGCTGCTGGTGTGCATCGTGGGCGGCATGACCGTGCGCAACTTCTCGCGCTACGAGCACGATCTGCTCAAGCCGCTGCAGACCATCTCGCTGCCGGTCTTCATCGTGTTCTTCACCAACGCCGGCGCCGGCGTCGACATGCGTGCGTCGATGACGGTGCTGCCGCTGGCGGCAGCGGTCTGCGTGGCTCGTGCCGCCGGCTTCGCGCTGGCGTCGTGGGTCGGCGGCCGCGTGGGTGGCGAGTCCGCCGACGTGCGGCGCTTGGCGTGGCTCGGCTATCTGCCACAGGCCGGCGTCACGCTGGGCATCCTCGGGATCGCCGCCGGTGAGATCGGTGGCACCCTCGGCGAGACGGTCTCGACGCTGGGCATGGCGATGGTCGCCATCAACCTGCTCGCGGGCCCGGTGACGCTGCGCATGGCGCTGCGCCGCGCCGGCGAGATCGCGACCGAGAAGGCCACCAAGAGCGGCCCGGCGGTCGCGGCCGCGCCGCCCGAGGTGCCCGAGGTCCACGAGCTCGAGGACCCCGAGCTCAAGGCAGCGGTGGCGCGGGTGCATCGCGGCGCGCAGCGGGCGGTCGAGCGCTGGCTGCACGAGCACGTGGTGGTGCGGACCAACGCTGTCGCAGCCATCTGCGGCGACACGGCCGCGAAGCTCGACGACGCCGCGCGGCTGCGCCGCTCGACCACCGAGCTCGCGGCTGCGCTGCGCGAGCTGCCCAAGCCCGCCGGCCCGCAGCTGCTGGACGCGTTGTTCGCCACGCTGCTCGAGCTGCCCGAGGTCTGTCGCGTGGCGCTCGAGAGCTATCATCGGCGGGTGCAACCCGGCGATCGACTCGGTCGTCGCTGGCACAAACGAATGGCGACGCTCGCCGCCGTGCTGACGCTGCGCTTCGGTCGTCGCGCGCGCACGGTGCCGGTGCGGCAGCTCGCGCGCACCCGCCTCGAGCCGCGCTTCATCGAGCTGGTCGAGCACGCCCAGACCGCACTGCTGCGCATCGACGTCGCGATGATGGCGGACATCGCCGCCTGTGCCCGTCGCTCGTTGTCGAGCAGCGAGTGCGCTCGGCGTGCACGTGAGCGAGCCGAGCGCGATCCCCTGCTGTTGGAGCGCACGCTGCTCGAGCGGTTGGTCCGCAGCCGACGCGAGCTGGCGGCGGCGCTGCGCGATGTCGACACCCCGCGGCTGCCGCTGCGCCGGGTGCGGTACTCGCTGGTCGATCGTGCGGTGCGCGACGGCGCCAATCGCCTGCGCCGCGACGTCGAGGTGTGGCCGCAGCGGCTCGACGCGATGATCGAGACCGCGCTGATCGGCGGCGTCACGGCGCACTCCGCCGGCGAGACCCGTGCCGCGCTCGAGCGCACGGTGATCGTGCCGATCGAGCGGGCGCTGATGGCGATCTCCGACTCGGCCAAGACGGTCGAGCAGCGCCTCGAGCCGGTCGCCGCTGCCGCGCTCGAGCGTGATCATCCTGCGCTCGAGCTGGCGACGAAGACCCTGCGCCCGCGTGGCGACGCGAAGCAGCTGCGCGACGCGCTGCGCGAGGCCGAGTCGATCCCGACCGCGGCCCACGCGGTCGAGGCGTTGGTGCCCGACGTGCCCGAGCTGGCGCGGCTGTACCCCTCGCTGTCGGAGCTCGCCAACGCGCCGAACCCCGCGACGGTCGTCCCACGCGAGCTGGCGATCCGGGAGCGCATCGGTGTGCTGCTGCTCGAGGGGCTCATCACGCCGCTGGCCGAGCTGGTCGATCGCGAGGGCGCACGTGTCGTCGCGCACGAGAAGCGGCTCACCGATGCCGTCGGGGTGATCGAGCTGCTCGCGCGCGCGGTGTTGGAGCCCACCGAGGTCGACGACGGCGCCGATCAGGCCCTCGCCGACGCGGTCGTCCGCGAGCGCGCACGGCTGGAGCCGCTGGCGCGCGAGGCCGTCGATCAGGCGGTGCAGTTCCGCGGTGCGGTGATGGCCGCGCTCGACGGCTCCTATGGAGTGCTGTCGGAGCGCGTCGCCACGCTCGCGACCAACGCCGACGCCGGCAGTGCCTCCGAGACGCGGGTCGCTGCACGGGTGCAGAAGGCGCTGGCCTCACCATTCACGCGTTGGTGGCGTCGCATGTTCGTGGCGCTGCGGGGCGAGGCGGCGCGCTACGCCGAGGCACGCCGCAAGAAGGCGGCCGCGGCGGAGTACAACCCTGGCGACATCCGTGACTTCCTCGCCGAGCGCGCCCGCGCCCGCGCGGAGAACCAAGGGCCGCGCATGTACGAGCGGCTGTTTGCGGACGCGCCCCTGCTGGATGCGGTGTTGTTCGTGGCCCACCGCGCGCAGCTCGACGCGATCGTCCACGCCGGCCGGAGCTGGCGCGCCGACACGGCCGCCGGCAATGCCGCGGTGGTGGTCGGCGGCGCAGGCACCGGCAAGACCTCGCTGCTGCAGGTCGCACGCACGAAGCTCGGGCTGCGGCGCGTCATCGCCATCGGCGGTCGGCGGACGCACATGGGCACGCCACTGTTGGGCGCGATCGGCCGCGAGCTCGGCTGTCGCGGCGAGCTCGATGCCATCGTCGCAGCCTTGGGTGGCCGCGCGACCTTGGTGATGATCGATGATCTCCACACGTGGATCGACGCCTCACCCGAGGGCCTCGAGCGCCTGCGCACGCTCCTCTCGCTGATCGAGCGCACCGGCCAGAAGGCCTTCTGGCTCACCTCGATGCACTCCGCCGCGCTCGCGGTCATCGACGAGCTGATGCCGCTGCAGGGTTGGTTCGCGCAAGTCGTACGACTGGCGGCGCCAGACAGCCACGTGCTCGAGAGCGTCATCGAGACCCGACACGGTCCGACCGATCTCACGATCGCGTATCCCGAGGTCGGCATCGGGGGTGTGATCGCGGGGCTGCGCCGCGTGACCGTGGCGCAGAGCTACTTCCTCGAGTTCGCGCGGCGCACCCACGGCAACCTCCGCGCCGCGATTCGTCTGTGGCGATCCCACGCGGTGCTGGGTGGCGAGACCGTGCGCGTACGGCCGGCGCCCGCCGATGCCCTCGGGATGCCGTTTTGGCCCAGCCTCGGCGTCGACGCACTGGGCACGTTGCACCTGCTGCTGCGCGAGGGTCCGCGGCGACTCGATCAACTGGAGGCGGCTCTCGGGGCTCCGATGGCGCGGACGGTGCGGTTGCTGACCACGGTCGGCATCGTGGTCTCGGTCGGCGACGCGCTCGAGATCGCTCCGGTGTGGGTCGACGACGTCGAGCTGGGCCTGGTCGACGCTGGCGTCATCGCGGCGGAGGTGGCCGCGTGA
- a CDS encoding 2Fe-2S iron-sulfur cluster binding domain-containing protein yields the protein MAIIRRGDATVRALEGETVLDALARIGAAPPSSCRAGACQSCILRARVGTPPPEAQLGLRESLRRRGYFLSCRAHATEDLEIDDGDELRIAAKLVGLARLSHDVLQVRVLPERTLDHRAGQYVTLMRADGLSRSYSIASASDVEELELHVRVVPGGAMSQWLAYQASVGDVVALRGPAGDCFYSPGRPEQPLLLAGTGTGAAPLLGFVRDALRHGHTGRIVLAHGARVPAGLYLDAELSHLADVHDNLEFHRVVLDGAGVEGVEVGSLDAVLTSLVAAPKGWRIVLCGDPVVVQSMRRRMFLAGASMSDIRADAFVPSAAATGS from the coding sequence ATGGCGATCATTCGTCGCGGTGACGCGACCGTACGTGCTCTCGAGGGCGAGACCGTGCTCGATGCGCTCGCGCGCATCGGGGCGGCGCCCCCGAGCTCGTGCCGCGCGGGCGCCTGTCAGTCCTGCATCCTGCGCGCGCGCGTCGGCACGCCGCCGCCCGAGGCACAGCTCGGCCTGCGCGAGTCGCTGCGACGGAGGGGCTACTTCCTGTCGTGCCGAGCGCACGCGACCGAGGACCTCGAGATCGATGACGGCGACGAGCTGCGTATCGCCGCCAAGCTCGTGGGGCTCGCGCGGCTCAGCCACGACGTGCTGCAGGTGCGGGTGCTCCCCGAGCGGACGCTCGACCACCGCGCAGGGCAGTACGTCACGCTGATGCGCGCCGACGGCCTCTCGCGCAGCTACTCGATTGCGAGCGCGAGCGATGTCGAGGAGCTCGAGCTCCACGTGCGCGTGGTCCCGGGCGGCGCGATGAGTCAGTGGCTCGCATACCAGGCGAGCGTCGGCGACGTCGTCGCGTTGCGCGGCCCAGCGGGAGACTGCTTCTACAGCCCTGGCCGCCCCGAGCAGCCCTTGCTGCTCGCCGGCACCGGCACGGGCGCCGCGCCACTGCTGGGCTTCGTGCGCGACGCGCTACGCCACGGCCACACCGGCCGCATCGTGCTCGCCCACGGCGCGCGCGTCCCCGCGGGGCTCTACCTCGACGCGGAGCTGTCGCACCTCGCCGACGTGCACGACAATCTCGAGTTCCATCGCGTGGTGCTCGACGGCGCCGGAGTCGAGGGCGTCGAAGTCGGCTCGCTCGACGCGGTGTTGACCTCCTTGGTCGCGGCCCCGAAGGGCTGGCGCATCGTGCTCTGCGGCGACCCTGTCGTGGTGCAGTCCATGCGACGTCGCATGTTCCTGGCCGGCGCGAGCATGTCCGACATCCGCGCCGACGCGTTCGTGCCGTCCGCGGCCGCCACGGGCTCGTGA
- a CDS encoding mechanosensitive ion channel codes for MMALRWQPVGETDNVGQRFVRELDALSLDVLGGTLLLVIAMAGVVAMASWGIDRLAERARRAFGPLHGLVDRLAARVRVLIGLAAALASLWPLLVRAPFVVVTVFLAIAIIVARVAPGLVQDFVAGFMLARRRVFGEGDAIDVGGIRGRVDRIGARETVLSMPDGGHVYLPNRQIAGTAVTVAALAGATRIRTSILRKQPVTVAQLEALRRRLQASAFRLPRGAVVVASDGLEVRIEVETWASAARDVLSRRLAAIAQAELDRLEPSSPTANATDGGGAR; via the coding sequence GTGATGGCGTTGCGGTGGCAGCCGGTCGGCGAGACGGACAACGTCGGGCAGCGCTTCGTCCGCGAGCTCGACGCGCTCTCGCTCGACGTGCTGGGCGGCACGCTGCTCCTGGTGATCGCGATGGCGGGTGTCGTCGCGATGGCCTCGTGGGGGATCGATCGCCTGGCCGAGCGCGCGCGTCGTGCGTTCGGGCCCCTGCACGGCCTGGTCGATCGACTGGCCGCGCGCGTGCGTGTGCTGATCGGGCTCGCGGCCGCGCTTGCGTCGCTGTGGCCGCTACTGGTGCGCGCGCCGTTCGTGGTCGTCACCGTCTTCCTCGCGATCGCCATCATCGTCGCCCGGGTCGCGCCGGGGCTCGTGCAGGATTTCGTGGCCGGCTTCATGCTCGCGCGCCGTCGCGTGTTCGGTGAGGGTGATGCGATCGACGTCGGTGGCATCCGCGGTCGCGTCGACCGCATCGGCGCGCGCGAGACGGTGCTGTCGATGCCCGACGGTGGGCACGTGTATCTGCCCAATCGGCAGATCGCCGGCACCGCCGTGACGGTGGCCGCGCTGGCCGGGGCAACGCGGATTCGCACCTCGATCCTGCGCAAGCAGCCGGTGACGGTGGCCCAGCTCGAGGCGCTGCGGCGGCGCCTCCAGGCCTCGGCGTTCCGGCTGCCGCGGGGTGCGGTGGTGGTCGCCAGCGATGGGCTCGAGGTGCGCATCGAGGTCGAGACCTGGGCTTCGGCCGCGCGCGACGTGCTGAGTCGACGGCTGGCCGCGATCGCACAGGCGGAGCTCGATCGACTCGAGCCCTCGAGCCCGACGGCGAACGCCACCGACGGAGGTGGCGCGCGATGA